The Syntrophorhabdaceae bacterium sequence GAGAATTATTAAATATTATGGCTTTAAAAGAGAGGCCTTCGGTTAATGCCTTTAGCCATGAGGCATATCATTGAAGCCTCTCTTTTTCCTTGAAAAGGGGTATCTAATTTGATACCTTTTTGTTTTTAAGACTTTGATATAATGAAGAGTGGAATGTGAAGATAGCAGGAATCCAGTTTGCATGCAACAGCGATAAAAAGATTAATACAGAAAAGGCACTTGAAGTCCTTGATCTTGCAGTAAAAGAGGATGCTAAGATTGTGTGTTTTCAGGAATTATTTAATCTCCCATGGTTTCCCAAAGACAGAAACGAAAGCGCATTCAACCTTGCAGATAATGTTAAGGGCGACATGATAAAAGCCTTCACAGAGAAGGCAAGGAAACATAATATTGTAATCATACTGCCTATCTTTGAAAAAAGTCGTTCAAAATACTATAATAGCTCTGTTGTTATAGGCAGTAATGGTAAGGTTATGGGTGTATATAGAAAGATCCATGTCCCTGATATACCACTGTGGGAGGAGAAATATTATTTCTCCACAGGAGACATGGGTTTAAATGTTTTTAGAACCGATTATTGCACTATAGGGATACAGATTTCATGGGACAATCTATACCCTGAGGCATCAAGGGTCCTTGCATTAAAAGGTGCAGATATTATATTTTCTCCAACAGCATGCGC is a genomic window containing:
- a CDS encoding nitrilase-related carbon-nitrogen hydrolase; this translates as MKIAGIQFACNSDKKINTEKALEVLDLAVKEDAKIVCFQELFNLPWFPKDRNESAFNLADNVKGDMIKAFTEKARKHNIVIILPIFEKSRSKYYNSSVVIGSNGKVMGVYRKIHVPDIPLWEEKYYFSTGDMGLNVFRTDYCTIGIQISWDNLYPEASRVLALKGADIIFSPTACAFKSQHLWQSVITGNAITNCVYIMRVNRVGSEDAHDFYGMSFCVNPEGELIGGPTGRGDSILLADIDFDYLKEIRREWPILQGRMPAFYKDIVKEEGL